GCAGCGATCGGCAGGCGCAGCAGTGGCCGGCCCTTGCCCGCGATGTAGCCATCGAACACGATGGACTGGCTGTCGGGCAGCCAGCAGGGAGCGCCGATGTACCGGCCCTCGTACAGCTTCCGCGCCTCGTGGTCGGTCTGGCCGGGGGCGACCGGGACCACGAACAGGCGGTAGGTGAACTCCGGCTTGCCCTGGACCTCCTGGCGCAGGTAGTCGCGGCACAGCATGTACTTGCCGTCCGGCGACCACTCCAGCGAATACAGGTTGCCGTTCCCCTGGTAGACCCGCTCGTACACCGCGAGGTTGTCCACGTCCGAGAGGTATACCGAGCCGGCGTCGCCCCGGCCACGGTAGGCCACGCGCTTGCCGTCACGCGAGAAGGTCGGGTAGAAGCCGGTGCACTCGAACGGCCGGCTGGCGATCGGGTAGAGGTTGTGGCTGAGCTGCCACTGCGCCGGCGATCCGGGGTCCAGCTCCGTGTACTTGCGCCAGTAGTCGCGGGCCTGCGCCATGTTGCCGGCTTCGGCGGCGATCTGCCCGAGCGACAGGTAGGCCTGGGGGGCCCGGGGATCCACCTGCAGGGCCTGCTGCAGCAGCTCCCGCGCCGCCTGTGGCTCCCCGTCGGTCATGCGCAGCTTCGCCATGATGACCAGCGCCTGGACCGACTTGGGGTCTATGGCCAGCGCCGCCTTCAGTGAAGCCCCCGCTTCCAGCGCGTGGTTACGCTCCATCATCACCTGCGCCAATCCCACGTGCGCCGCCACGCAGCTTTCCTGCTGGCGCAGAGCCTCCTGGAAGGCGCTCTCTGCCCGGGCGTACTGCCCGCTATCCAGGTACACCTGCCCCTTGCGCACGAGGACATTCACGTCGCGCGTCAGGAAGTACGCCGAGTCCAGGGAGTCGATGGCCCCCTCGATGTCGGCGCATGCGTTCTGGACGGTGGCGTACAGGAGCAGCGCCTCGGGTGAGTCGGGGTGGGCGGTGGTCCACTCCCGGGCCGCGGTCAGGGCCTCACCGTTGCGGCCGGCGGCCAGGAGTTGCAGGATGTGCTGGCGCTCGGGCGCCTCGTCAGCGTGGCAGAGAGCGGCGAAGGCAAGCATGACGGCTATGAGCAGCGCGCGAGAAGTCATAATGAACCTGAGTGGCCCTGGGATAGCTGAGGAGTTCCGCCCTCGGACGCCGGTTCCCTCCCCGCGGGCAGGGATCGGGCGGTCCCAGAGTGAACAACGCCGGCATGCTCGGCTCTCTGCCTGTGCCCGGGAGTGCCCACCGATGAGCCACCTCAGTCGCTGCTGCGTCGGCGTTGCCGCGCTGCTGTCGCTCCTGGCCGTCTCGCCTCCGGCTGCCGCACAGCAGCCCTTGCGCGTGTTGCTCTTGCAACAGTCCTCGGCGGGGCAGTCCCAGCGCACCGTGGCCGCCCTGGAGCAGACGGGCCTGCGCGTGACGTGGCTAACCAAGGACAACATCGCGCGGATGCCGGCGACGGCCGAGGGGCTGCGCCGGGAATATGACGCCATCCTCTTCGGGAGCCTCGCCCTGGAGGGGGGCCTGGACAAGGTCCTGTCACCCGAGCAACTCGCGGCCCTGAAGGGCTTCGTGGCCGGCGGGGGCGGGCTCGTCACAGTCATCGGCGAGGCGGGGCAAGCCCTGGCGGATGTGCTCCCGATCACAGCCGGGCCGGCCGCGGGGCCCTTGCAGTTCCAGCCGGTCGTGGTGCGGCCCGACCATCCGGCCGTGCAGGGCCTGCCGCGCACATGGGTGCCGTTCGGCTCGCGCTACAACTCCTTCTCCAAGGTGGCGCTCAAGCCCGCGGCCGAGGCGCTGCTCGAGGTGCCGGCGTCGGCCGTCGGACAGGCCTACCCGTTCCTGATCGCCGGGCGACATGGCGAGGGCCGCGTCCTGTGCCTGAACTCCCTGTGGTGTTTCAGCACCGGGCTGCAGTTCCGCGACTGGGACTGGGCGCCGGCGTGTTTCGGGCAGATGGCGCGCTGGGCGGCCGGGGCGCCGCCGCTGCCGCCCGACCAGGTGAAGGCCATTGCGGACCCGCTCTGGTTCTGGGCCTTCGACCGGCAGGCCATTCGCGGCGTGCCGGAGCTGCTGAACCAGCCGGTCACGTCACCGGTCGAGCCCGCGCCGCCGGGTGTGCTGAGTCTGCGACTGGACCCGTGCCCGCCGGCCCGCGACATCCCCACCGTGGCGCCACCCCGCATCAGTGAGACGGACGGCAAGCTCACCATCACCTTCGCCAACGGCCTCGTCGCGGACGTGGACAAGCGGGGCATGGTCGGCTACCGCACCTCGGCAGGCGCCATTGTGGCCGCGGAGCCCGTCAACGAGACGCCCGTCATCCTCTTCTCCGGCAGCATCGCCCCGGCCCTGACCAAGACCGAGGGCGGCGAGAGCTTCCACCTGCAAGAGACCCTCCCCGGCCCCAAGGCCCCGCCCGTGAGCTTCCAGTACCTGGGCCACGAGATCAGGGATCGCAGCGTCCTCGTGCGCTTCCGGATGCGGGTGGACAACGAGGAGCAGGGGAGCCTCGACTGGCAGTTCACGCCGCGCGACGAGGTGATCGAGGGCACGCGCTGGCGTGGCGTCGGCGAGACGATGGTCCTGCATAGCCCCCGGCTGTTCGTCGAGGAGGTCACGCCGCGACACCGCTGGGCCCCCGGCGGCAGCATCGAGGGCTGCAGCACCTTCCGCAGCGGCTGCTACAGCAACCCGCGCGGCTACGGCGCCACCGAGTTCGTGCGCGACCAGACCCAGGATGCCGGGCATTTCCGCTGGTTCAGTAGCGGCCACCCCTTCCAGATGTTTGGCAGCCCGCGGGGCACCGTGTGGTGCCATGCGGACAGCCCCTGTCTCGTAGCCAGTTGGCTGGCACACCAGGCCGGGGCCGACTATCTCCAGATGGTGAACAAGATCGGCTGCGGGCGCGTGCGCGGCGACATCACGCTGCCGACCCTCTGGTACATGACCACGGACGCGAGCATGGACCACAACCTGTGGCTGGCGGCGTATGACCACTTGCGCGGCAAGTACCGCGCCCAGTTCGGTCTGCAGCCCACCCCACCGGTGCCGACCGCGATGTTGCGCCATGAGATCGCGGGCTTCACCGACCTGCGGCGCTATGCCGACGCCGTGGTGCCCCTGGCCCAGCGCCTCGGGTACCGGCGCATGGACTGCGGCCTGCGTGAGATCAATGACACCATGAACCCGTTCTGCGGGGGCGTCGAGGCGTTCAGGTACCTGTGCGACAAGGCCCACGCCGCCGGGCTGGAAGTCTACATCTACGCCGGGGCCGGATGGGCTAAGCAGACCTTCCCGCCGCTGCGGGAGCATCCCGAGTGGGTCATGCGCAACCGCGAGGGTCAGCCGCTGGACAGCGGCTACCCCGACCTGTGGGCCCTGTCGCTGCGCTCGGGCTGGTGGGACTACTCCCTGGCGCAGTATGCGCGGCTGCGGGCGCAGAGCGGCTTCGACGGTGTCTGGCTCGACAGTTGGACAATGCCCAACGAGTTCATCAACTTCGCCGAGGCACAGGCACGCCCCACTGTCGTCGAGGCCATGCGGTACCTGAAGGCGCTGCAGGACCTGGGGGTCAACACGTGGGTGGAGGGCCAGAGTCCCGGCACGCTGGAGTCCTTCTGGTACCGCGGCGACCGCTACGCCGACCTGCGCGGACACGAGTTCATCCTGGCCAACACCTCGCCGTTCGCCTACAACGGAGACGGCCTGTTCGACCTCGATCTGTACCGCCTGCTCTCGTACCACTGCGCCATGTTCCAGGACCCGCGCCTGCTCTTCCGGCCGGAGGACAAGATCAGCCAGGCGGCCGCGCACACCAACGCGCTGATGAACCGCCTGCATGACACGCTGGGCTTCCCGACACGCGTGCGGGAGCAGCCGTGCGGCACGCTGTGGGAGTGCCCGCGCGGCTGGGCCGTCTTCGCGCACAGCTCGCGTCATGTGGCGCTGTCGCTGCCGCCGGGCCAGTACGAGGTCACCGCCCTGGACACCGCCGAGGGGTTCACCCAGCGCCCGGAGCAGGGGCGCGTCGTCGTCTCCGGCACGCTGCCGGCGCGCAGCGTGCTGGTCATCACGAAGCGCTGAGGGGCCAGGCAGGACCGGTCGCCGGGCGCAGGGAATGCTGGGGCACTACCCGACTGACGGAAGGGATCATCATCCATGGGCAAAGCGAAGATCTGGGAGAAGCTGACGGTCGCGGAGATGCGCGAGGCGCTCCGCGAGACGCAGACCGTGCTGGTGCCGATCGGTGTCACCGAGCAGCACGGCTACCACCTGACGCTCGACACCGACAGCCAGACGGCGTGGCAGGTGTGCGTACGCGCCGCTGAACAGACCGGCAGTTTCGTCGCGCCGCTGCTGTCGTATGGCTACTCGGGCGGCGAACTGCCCGGCACGATCAACATTGACTACCACGTCGTCGGCATCCTGATCCAGGAGATCATCCGCGCGCTGGCGGCCAATGGGCTGCGGAACATCTTCCTGGTCATGGGCCACGGCGGCACCGAGCACAACCGGGCCACGCAGGAGGCGGCCGAGCTGTTCATGCGCCAGCACCCCGAGTATGCCGACCGCAATGTCGTCATCCCGCGGTTCTGGCAGAACTCCCCCTCGTGTCGAGCCGCCTTCGAGGCAGGCGACTACCATGCCGGCTACTTCGAGACGAGCATGATGATGTACTGGGCGCCCGCTGACGTGCGCCCGGGCGAGCCGCCTCTGGACGCCCCCGAGCTGGTCGCGATGATGCGGAAGGCCCCCGACAACTACCAGGTCCGCACCCGCAACGTCGAGCATCCGGATGTCATCGCGCGAGTCGGACAGAGGCCGGACGTCGTCGTCGGCGTCATGGGGGAGCCGGCCGCGGCCTCGCCGGAACTGGGCCAGCAGATAGCGGGGGAAGCGGTCACCAAGCTCGTGGAGCTGGTGCGGATCGTGGAAGCAGGATAGGCGTCAGGCGGGAGGCCCCGCGACGACGGCAGGAGTCGCGGGGCCGACGGCGAAGCTAGACATTGAGAGGGATTGGCAGCCACGCGAAGGAGAGGTCCCCATGCGACCCAAGGGCTTTACGCTGATTGAGCTGTTGGTCGTCATCGCGATCATTGCCATACTGGCCGCCATCTTGTTCCCCGTCTTCGCCAAGGCCCGTGAGAAGGCGCGGCAGGCCAGTTGCACCAGCAACGTCAAGCAGCTAGCTCTGGGGTTGATCATGTATGCCCAGGACTACGACGAGCGCATGCCGTACTTCCCCTATGGCCCCGACCCGTGGCTCTACACCTGGCCGATCACGATCCAGCCGTATGTCAAGAACTGGCAGGCGCTGCAGTGCCCCAGTAACCCCCACACCTCCGACATGTCCTATCACGGCCAGACTTACCCGGGGTGGCCGGATTACGCGGTGAGCAACTACTGGCACCGCGCCTCAGTGTTCCTGGGGCAGTCACAGTACCCGGCCAGCCACTACCTCATCGCCGAAGCCTGCCACTTCGTGCTCGGGGACTACCGGATCGCCTGGCCGCGGGTCTGCGGCACCTGCGGCCTGAGCGCCTGCAGCGGCGATCTCAGCCTGCGCAATGACACCAATGCGGGCCACAACGGCGGCGACATCATGGGATTCGTTGACGGTCACGCCAAGTGGCTGCGCTGGACGGAAGTCTATCAGAACTTCAGCGCGTTGTATAACGGGACGCCATACTAGGACCGGCAGCCCGACACGACCTGCGCGCGTGAAGACACGCGCCTTCACCTCGCGGGAGAATCACGTGCAGCTAGCGCTGTTTGACCGGATTCATGAAGGACCGGACTGGCTTGCCCACCCGGACCTGCAGGCCTTCCTGCGAGCCGAGGGGCTTGATGATGTCACCATCGAGTGTCTCGGCCCCCGTAAGTCCTTTGCCGGGAAGACCTGGCCCCACTTCCGGCTCATCCACCTCGTCTCTACCGGCGTGCACCCCATCCGCTGGCTCCTGACGCTCGTGCACGAGCTGGCCCACGTGGCCGACTACCGCCAGCGCGTCCGCGATTTCACGCAGGAGCATGGGAGACCCTACGTGCCCGGCCGCCGCGACGGGCGTGTGGTGTGGCGGATGGACCGCGTCCATGGCCGGCGCTGGCGCGCGGAATTCGTCCGGCTGGCCGAGGCCGCGATAGCGGCCGGGCTGTTCCCGGGGAACGAGGAGCGGGTGCTGCAGATCGCCCGCACGGCGACGACGTCGCTGGACGACGTCGACCTGGACCTGCGGAGCGATCGGCGCGTGGTCGCCGAGGAACTGCGCGTGCTGGACGAAGAGCGCCATGCCAGCATCATGCGCTGTAAGGCGGAGCGCGCGGAGTTCCGCCGCGCTGTCAAGCGTGGGCTGGTCGTGCACTTCGACGCGGGCTTG
The sequence above is a segment of the bacterium genome. Coding sequences within it:
- a CDS encoding creatininase family protein, with amino-acid sequence MGKAKIWEKLTVAEMREALRETQTVLVPIGVTEQHGYHLTLDTDSQTAWQVCVRAAEQTGSFVAPLLSYGYSGGELPGTINIDYHVVGILIQEIIRALAANGLRNIFLVMGHGGTEHNRATQEAAELFMRQHPEYADRNVVIPRFWQNSPSCRAAFEAGDYHAGYFETSMMMYWAPADVRPGEPPLDAPELVAMMRKAPDNYQVRTRNVEHPDVIARVGQRPDVVVGVMGEPAAASPELGQQIAGEAVTKLVELVRIVEAG
- a CDS encoding glutamine amidotransferase → MSHLSRCCVGVAALLSLLAVSPPAAAQQPLRVLLLQQSSAGQSQRTVAALEQTGLRVTWLTKDNIARMPATAEGLRREYDAILFGSLALEGGLDKVLSPEQLAALKGFVAGGGGLVTVIGEAGQALADVLPITAGPAAGPLQFQPVVVRPDHPAVQGLPRTWVPFGSRYNSFSKVALKPAAEALLEVPASAVGQAYPFLIAGRHGEGRVLCLNSLWCFSTGLQFRDWDWAPACFGQMARWAAGAPPLPPDQVKAIADPLWFWAFDRQAIRGVPELLNQPVTSPVEPAPPGVLSLRLDPCPPARDIPTVAPPRISETDGKLTITFANGLVADVDKRGMVGYRTSAGAIVAAEPVNETPVILFSGSIAPALTKTEGGESFHLQETLPGPKAPPVSFQYLGHEIRDRSVLVRFRMRVDNEEQGSLDWQFTPRDEVIEGTRWRGVGETMVLHSPRLFVEEVTPRHRWAPGGSIEGCSTFRSGCYSNPRGYGATEFVRDQTQDAGHFRWFSSGHPFQMFGSPRGTVWCHADSPCLVASWLAHQAGADYLQMVNKIGCGRVRGDITLPTLWYMTTDASMDHNLWLAAYDHLRGKYRAQFGLQPTPPVPTAMLRHEIAGFTDLRRYADAVVPLAQRLGYRRMDCGLREINDTMNPFCGGVEAFRYLCDKAHAAGLEVYIYAGAGWAKQTFPPLREHPEWVMRNREGQPLDSGYPDLWALSLRSGWWDYSLAQYARLRAQSGFDGVWLDSWTMPNEFINFAEAQARPTVVEAMRYLKALQDLGVNTWVEGQSPGTLESFWYRGDRYADLRGHEFILANTSPFAYNGDGLFDLDLYRLLSYHCAMFQDPRLLFRPEDKISQAAAHTNALMNRLHDTLGFPTRVREQPCGTLWECPRGWAVFAHSSRHVALSLPPGQYEVTALDTAEGFTQRPEQGRVVVSGTLPARSVLVITKR
- a CDS encoding DUF1559 domain-containing protein, which produces MRPKGFTLIELLVVIAIIAILAAILFPVFAKAREKARQASCTSNVKQLALGLIMYAQDYDERMPYFPYGPDPWLYTWPITIQPYVKNWQALQCPSNPHTSDMSYHGQTYPGWPDYAVSNYWHRASVFLGQSQYPASHYLIAEACHFVLGDYRIAWPRVCGTCGLSACSGDLSLRNDTNAGHNGGDIMGFVDGHAKWLRWTEVYQNFSALYNGTPY
- a CDS encoding tetratricopeptide repeat protein, coding for MTSRALLIAVMLAFAALCHADEAPERQHILQLLAAGRNGEALTAAREWTTAHPDSPEALLLYATVQNACADIEGAIDSLDSAYFLTRDVNVLVRKGQVYLDSGQYARAESAFQEALRQQESCVAAHVGLAQVMMERNHALEAGASLKAALAIDPKSVQALVIMAKLRMTDGEPQAARELLQQALQVDPRAPQAYLSLGQIAAEAGNMAQARDYWRKYTELDPGSPAQWQLSHNLYPIASRPFECTGFYPTFSRDGKRVAYRGRGDAGSVYLSDVDNLAVYERVYQGNGNLYSLEWSPDGKYMLCRDYLRQEVQGKPEFTYRLFVVPVAPGQTDHEARKLYEGRYIGAPCWLPDSQSIVFDGYIAGKGRPLLRLPIAASATPAEPQVALMPERDESFSGCLALPGQAMPADGSLPKLLLHRWHVPTREYQVVLVDPRDRRQDRILVHSTQSLYYLAVSADGSTLLYYRRNGQPPSWSLVAQALAEDGPGRALPFRTTMPMPPALTADGKHLVLYQQQGLYMVDLVGVKE